A region from the Neurospora crassa OR74A linkage group V, whole genome shotgun sequence genome encodes:
- a CDS encoding AP-1 complex subunit mu: MASAIFFLDLKGKTLLARNYRGDIPMSAVEKFPILLSEAEEESSAVPPCFSHEGINYLYIRHNNLYLLALTKRNTNAAEILLFLHKIVEVFTEYFKALEEESIRDNFVIIYELLDEMMDFGYPQTTESKILQEYITQESHKLEIQARPPIAVTNAVSWRSEGIRYRKNEVFLDVIESLNLLVSANGNVLRSEILGAIKMKCYLSGMPELRLGLNDKVMFETTGRTTRGKAIEMEDVKFHQCVRLSRFENDRTISFIPPDGEFELMSYRLNTQVKPLIWVECVVESHSGSRIEYMLKARAQFKRRSTANNVEIIVPVPDDADTPRFRTNVGSVHYAPEKSAIVWKIKQFGGGKEFLMRAELGLPSVRGDDEHGGGMTGGFGGSMGGVGAPGKGAKRPIQVKFEIPYFTTSGIQVRYLKITEPKLQYPSLPWVRYITQSGDIAVRLPDAV, from the exons ATGGCGTCCGCCATTTTCTTTCTAGATCTCAAGGGCAAG ACCCTCCTTGCCCGTAACTACCGCGGTGATATTCCCATGTCGGCCGTCGAAAAGttccctattctattaagcgaagccgaagaagagtCGTCCGCCGTACCACCATGCTTTTCCCACGAGGGTATCAAC tacctctacatccGCCATAATAACCTGTACCTTCTCGCCCTCACAAAACGCAACACCAACGCCGCCGAGATCCTGCTCTTCCTGCACAAGATCGTCGAGGTCTTCACCGAGTACTTCAAAGCGTTGGAAGAGGAATCGATCCGGGACAACTTCGTCATCATCTACGAGCTCCTGGACGAGATGATGGATTTCGGCTACCCGCAAACGACCGAGTCCAAGATCCTGCAGGAGTACATCACCCAAGAGTCGCACAAGCTCGAAATCCAAGCGCGCCCGCCCATCGCCGTCACCAACGCCGTCTCATGGCGATCCGAAGGCATCCGCTACCGCAAGAACGAAGTGTTCCTCGACGTGATCGAATCCCTCAACCTGCTGGTCTCGGCCAACGGCAACGTCTTGCGCTCCGAAATCCTCGGCGCCATCAAAATGAAGTGCTACCTCTCCGGCATGCCCGAGCTGCGCCTGGGCCTAAACGACAAAGTCATGTTCGAGACCACGGGGCGCACCACGCGGGGAAAGGCCATTGAGATGGAAGACGTCAAGTTCCACCAGTGCGTACGCCTGTCGCGCTTCGAAAACGACCGCACCATCTCCTTCATCCCGCCCGACGGCGAGTTCGAGCTCATGTCGTACCGCTTGAACACCCAAGTCAAACCCCTGATCTGGGTCGAGTGCGTGGTCGAGTCCCACTCCGGTTCGCGAATCGAGTACATGCTCAAAGCGCGCGCGCAGTTCAAGCGCCGCTCGACGGCCAACAACGTGGAGATCATTGTGCCGGTCCCCGACGACGCCGACACGCCCCGGTTCCGGACGAACGTGGGGAGCGTGCACTACGCGCCCGAGAAGAGTGCCATCGTGTGGAAGATCAAGCAGTTTGGTGGCGGCAAGGAGTTTTTGATGCGCGCGGAGCTGGGTCTTCCTAGTGTGAGGGGCGACGATGAGCACGGCGGTGGCATGACGGGTGGATTTGGTGGCAGTATGGGTGGTGTCGGTGCCCCCGGGAAAGGAGCCAAGAGGCCGATTCAGGTCAAGTTTGAGATTCCATATTTCACCACGAGTGGGATTCAGGTGCGGTATTTGAAGATTACGGAGCCAAAG CTACAATACCCCTCCTTGCCTTGGGTCAGGTACATTACGCAGTCAGGAGATATCGCCGTCAGATTGCCCGACGCGGTATGA
- a CDS encoding secreted glycosyl hydrolase, translating to MVSNSADSVSPSTKTNRQMSTMPSAEPIRVLVFSRTVAYRHDSIPASIKALEDLAATSVTTSQPFVTTATEDPTIFTPSGLSQFRVIILLQCSGEFLDSSQLEALKGFVHSGGGVIGLHCASFAMESSEWYGRLIGGVFKDHPEPQMAKIRPVVNNMDHPLLTELVKRPQHESEGKKTMFGVTTDKEWVWDWFDEYYNFKTNPWDNPHLQILLEVNEETYTGGTHGERHPLAWAQEFEGGRSFYNSLGHFSDAYLEDPGFMAFIYKAILWTARLDN from the coding sequence ATGGTCTCCAATTCCGCTGATTCTGTCTCTCCTTCAACCAAGACAAATCGCCAAATGTCAACCATGCCTTCAGCCGAACCCATCAGGGTGTTGGTCTTCTCTCGCACCGTAGCCTATCGCCACGACTCTATCCCGGCTTCCATAAAGGCTCTGGAAGACCTTGCGGCAACTTCCGTGACCACTTCCCAGCCGTTTGTTACGACAGCAACCGAGGACCCTACGATATTCACACCCTCCGGCCTCTCGCAGTTTCGTGTCATTATCCTTCTGCAATGCTCCGGCGAGTTCCTCGATTCTTCCCAGCTCGAGGCACTCAAGGGTTTCGTCCACTCCGGCGGTGGCGTGATAGGTCTCCACTGCGCCAGCTTCGCTATGGAGTCGAGTGAGTGGTATGGCCGTTTGATCGGTGGTGTCTTCAAGGACCACCCAGAGCCGCAGATGGCCAAGATCCGGCCTGTTGTCAACAACATGGACCATCCTCTCCTGACTGAACTTGTCAAAAGACCCCAACACGAGAgcgagggaaagaagacaaTGTTCGGTGTGACGACGGACAAGGAGTGGGTGTGGGATTGGTTCGATGAATACTACAACTTCAAGACGAACCCGTGGGATAACCCGCATCTCCAGATTCTCCTCGAGGTTAACGAAGAGACTTATACCGGAGGAACACACGGCGAGCGTCACCCTCTTGCATGGGCCCAGGAGTTCGAGGGCGGCCGGTCATTCTACAACTCTCTTGGCCACTTTAGTGACGCATATCTGGAGGACCCCGGGTTCATGGCATTTATCTACAAGGCCATTTTATGGACCGCAAGATTGGACAACTGA
- the ccg-8 gene encoding clock-controlled protein 8, which translates to MEHHHHHRHMHSPSSQQHEHQQHQQYQQPPQHHQHYEAPQHQQQHQHHHHQQQQQQHPVPVPKQEQADNTSAPVLSALPAYPTLPPIWDSTHSPALSASSSSTMQASASSLSSLPPLVLHPPSNGLQPNKPRSRSPSSNRFQTREPAPLSLFDGSPTTELPPIQLDRKRSSSDHSLPSIASLNVGSSLPTLQPTPTPQPPPKFVWPNSNPLSAYYAESDNDGRGASPQHRHDRRSTSVSLDDPQVMMAISALNELKTDSVSSPPNRNAPLRRGMTDQNQEPEPLLSLITTAHPIIESTVQRSSHLYTKTKNFSPRIRSGLEYVEGSLIPVADTVNNVGRRTGIESGVRWILGKRTKSSSDTRESGQNKRHMTSRPVNGTGGEARFSEAPTADASRRTSVSTIETLPAYDDQRSPAYSETVEQNGQAVDPKSALHAQLGNGRVQVTTSSLKETMKEESLRSLKYVLETLRDVTNTLQQGTNELSSVLDQYDRSTTTRDGEDHVMTNGSAPEEDRTRLVERMTELRKSIYSNIKDVSSVVANYTGAALPENAGNLVRHHLLSLPMVWSQASKTTTSSEQPNTQDPNALVRKAAKVALSFSKEGLHIFSQIMEIIRTATDHAEDWRNKKMNQMTPANGTEQEIRPLIDQPLPQVATINGDIPMR; encoded by the exons ATggaacatcatcatcatcatcgtcacatGCACTCGCCGTCGTCGCAGCAGCAcgagcaccagcagcaccagcagtaTCAGCAACCACcgcaacaccaccagcatTATGAAGCacctcaacatcaacaacaacaccaacaccaccaccaccagcaacagcaacagcagcatccTGTGCCGGTCCCCAAACAGGAGCAAGCCGACAACACCTCGGCTCCTGTCCTGTCTGCCTTGCCTGCATACCCGACGCTGCCCCCTATTTGGGACTCGACGCACTCGCCCGCACTGAGTGCATCTTCGTCGTCCACAATGCAGGCTTCAGCGTCTTCCTTATCCTCACTGCCGCCGCTTGTTCTGCATCCTCCCTCAAACGGACTACAGCCCAACAAGCCACGATCACGCTCGCCATCGTCAAACCGTTTCCAGACCCGTGAGCCGGCACCATTATCGCTCTTCGATGGCAGCCCTACGACCGAACTTCCCCCTATTCAGCTGGACCGCAAAAGGAGTAGCTCGGATCATTCTCTTCCTTCGATAGCCTCGCTCAATGTCGGAAGCTCGCTGCCAACTTTGCAGCCAACGCCAACACCACAACCTCCTCCAAAGTTCGTCTGGCCCAACTCCAACCCATTGTCAGCCTACTATGCTGAGAGTGACAACGATGGACGTGGTGCATCTCCCCAGCACCGTCATGACCGAAGATCGACCAGTGTCAGCCTGGATGATCCGCAGGTCATGATGGCGATCTCCGCCCTGAACGAATTGAAAACCG ATTCagtttcttcccctcccaaCCGTAATGCGCCACTGCGTCGTGGGATGACAGACCAGAACCAAGAACCCGAGCCTCTCTTGTCGCTAATAACCACAGCCCATCCCATCATCGAAAGCACGGTGCAGCGATCTTCTCACCTCTATACAAAGACGAAGAACTTCTCTCCCCGCATCAGATCAGGCCTCGAATACGTCGAGGGCTCGCTAATACCTGTTGCGGACACGGTGAACAATGTCGGTCGCAGAACCGGAATTGAGTCCGGCGTCAGATGGATTCTTGGAAAGCGGACCAAAAGTTCCAGTGATACTCGTGAGAGTGGCCAGAACAAGCGACATATGACTTCGAGACCAGTAAACGGTACAGGGGGCGAGGCACGGTTCTCAGAAGCTCCCACTGCTGATGCATCCCGCCGGACCTCGGTCAGCACCATTGAGACGTTGCCCGCCTATGACGACCAGCGATCGCCAGCTTACTCTGAGACGGTTGAACAAAATGGCCAAGCAGTCGATCCAAAGTCGGCTCTTCATGCGCAGCTGGGGAACGGACGGGTACAGGTGACCACGTCCAGTCTCAAGGAGACCATGAAGGAAGAAAGCTTACGTTCGCTCAAGTATGTGCTTGAGACGTTGAGGGATGTCACCAACACGCTCCAGCAGGGCACCAACGAGCTGAGCTCAGTACTTGATCAGTATGACAGGTCGACAACCACGAGGGATGGTGAAGACCATGTCATGACCAACGGGTCCGCGCCGGAAGAAGATCGTACGCGGCTGGTGGAGCGTATGACTGAACTTCGGAAGAGCATTTACTCCAACATTAAGGACGTCTCTTCGGTTGTTGCCAATTACACTGGCGCTGCTTTGCCCGAAAATGCCGGCAACCTTGTTCGGCATCATCTGCTCAGCCTTCCCATGGTCTGGAGTCAGGCTAGCAAAACCACTACCTCGAGCGAGCAACCAAACACGCAAGACCCGAATGCACTTGTGCGCAAGGCTGCCAAGGTGGCTCTCTCCTTTAGCAAAGAGGGATTGCACATTTTCTCACAGATCATGGAGATCATTCGTACCGCGACCGATCACGCGGAAGACTGGAGGAACAAGAAGATGAACCAAATGACCCCTGCGAACGGCACAGAGCAGGAGATTCGACCTTTGATTGACCAACCTCTTCCCCAGGTTGCTACCATCAATGGTGATATTCCCATGAGGTAG